ATACCTCTAAGCCCATACgtggttttctttctttcccactttctctctctcaactgaaactgaaactgaaactgaaacGCCTTTACAAAAATTCTGCCTGCCTCTCTGGTCTGGTGAAGAGCATCGATAACTAACTAGCCGTAGTTTGTGTTTCGTCGGGAGGAAAAGCAAATGGATCCCGCCAGGTAGTTCACTTGTTTATAATCAATCTCCATTATATGGTTATCATGACATGAGTCAGTTTTGGTTtcatcggaaaaaaaaaaaaaaacaaatttggttCGGGAACGATAATATTAGCTATATATACTTCAGCGGTTGTTTTCCAAACTCAGACCTTTCTGTTGAGATCTTGTTTTTTTCAGGTAGAATCATTACTAGATAGATTCTTCTCTAGATTCAGTTTATGTTTTtcagaaatatattattttaagagtTTGAGCCACAGAGAAGTTGAACAAATTTGACAATCTTGGATGTATTATTAGGGTGAATTCTCCAAGCACTTGTACAGTAACCCTTGAGGTTTTGGGGCACAAATTAAATTTTGCTCAGGTATGTATGTATGATGAAGactcttattattattacatttaaaGTTCATGTTTTATGCTTCTCACAATTCTACGTGGAAGGATCCAAACTCCAAGCATCTAGGAACAACCGTGTGGGATGCATCCATGGTGTTTGCCAAATATCTGGTATGATCCTTATCCAAATTGAAAGGATTgctatttgatatatttatcaacaaagAAATAGGATTTGCTGAAAATCCCTGGCTCAACTTCTTGGCTAGCTATATAAGTTTTGCAAGACTTTATGTGAATTCAAATATTTCAGGGAAAAAATTGCAGGAAGGGAAGGTTTAGTCCGTCCAAACTGAAAGGGAAACGTGCTATTGAGCTTGGAGCGGGTTGTGGCGTAGCTGGATTTGGTATGTAGATTGATATCGTCTTGAGGGTTCTCCTTTCTTATGTATAACTACATCTCTGTTACAATGGAGAATATGGTGTCTTTATGTCAGCTATGGCGATGCTGGGCTGTGATGTGGTTTCAACTGACCAAAAGGAGGTTTTGCCACTGCTAAAGAGGAACGTAGAATGGAATACCTCCACAATCTTGCAGATGAATCCTGGGTCAGGTTTGTGTCAGTAATGTCTTCTTCTCTAAGTTGCCATCTACAGCTTTCTTATCCTTGTTATGCCAAGGAGAAGCCAACTCGTGATGGAGAATCTTACTTGATCCAGCGACGAGAAAATATATGGATGGTTTAGTTAGTTTCTGTTGTGATTCCTTGTAGCATCATTTGGATCGCTCCGAGTTGCAGAACTTGACTGGGGCAACGAAGATCATATAAGGGCCGTTGAGCCGCCATTTGACTATGTCATCGGTACTGATGTTGTAAGTTACTCAGAATCTTCCAAATGATTTAACCATAAGACAAGACTTGTTTCTGCCAAAGGGAATGAATGACTGACCTCATTTTGGTTAAAGGTTTACTCTGAGCAGCTTCTGGAGCCTCTGTTGCACACCATACTTGCGCTATCAGGGCCAAAGACAACAGTTATGgtaatgatttataataatattggcttaatattatcatttgaaacTACATAGATGATTTGAGTGTTGGTATCTAGTTGGGATATGAGATACGTTCGACGATCGTTCATGACAAAATGCTTCAGATGTGGAAAGACAACTTCGAAGTCAAAACCATACCAAGATCCAAGGTAATAAATAAACAGCAACATTGATTACAGTCTCTGTCTTAAGTTTCGTGAACGCTTACTCTGAAATGAAATCTGCAGATGGATGGTGAATACCAAGACCCGAGCATTCATCTCTACCTCATGTCACAGAAATCTTCTGCGGAGAGCTCTGGAAACGCGGTCCAAGATGAAGCTGCTGTTGTCGACGCGGCTGATGAAACACAGTGTGAGAAGGAAGTTTCAACCATAGAATGCCTTGTTGATTCACCAAATccattagaagaagaagacgttGGTGCACACCGTCCTAAACTTAGAGAAGATAGTTTGTTGATGAGATTACGAGACGGGAAGATGAGCGAATGGGAGATGAGGAGGTATGGTAAAGTTGCTGCACAGCTTCTCCGTGACGTTAAGATTGATGTTCAGGTAAGTAAGTATTATACCATTTTTAATACTAAATCTGTCTGTCCTAAAGAATAGAACTGAACTCTTACTTGAGTTGCTattctttgattttgtttctaGGTGAAAAAATGACTTTGCGTAAGCCACCTTCAGAGCCTTGTTCCTCAAAATCTCAACCGTTTTTCGTTTTTACTTTTGGTATCATGGACAATGTATACAATGAATCCTGCAGACTTTCTTTGTGTTTGCTTGTGCGTCATGAACCGAGACAATGTATAATGGTTAAGTTCATTCTTGTACCAAATAACAATCAAGAAACAAGTAACATTCACACCATTATTCATGACATGAAATCAAACTGATTCTCACTGATAACAACTTATTTAACTCAACTCACTGTAAAGACCAAGAAACGGACCACAGTGTGATAATATGTCATATATTCTCTTATTCGGTGAAACAGGAAACATCTTTATTTTGTATTCAAACTCAGGTGGAATGAACACAAACATCACAACAGGTACTTCTTCAAGCTGCGTTTCCGGCTGTTGTCCCTATAGTCTTGAGATCAAAGATCTCGATCCAGTAGCCATCAGGATCCTTGATGAAGGCTATATTCTTCATCTTTCCTGCAACGTTTACATCGGATAAAGGATTAAAAAGAGATttcttgaaaatgaaaatttcagaTCTTTAATAGATTCAGCTGGTAATATAGGTAAATACCATCATTCGGTTTCTTGGCAAACTCTACTCCCAGTTGTTCAAATCTCTCGCATGCCTTGTGCACATCATCAACTGTAACCCCAATATGCCCTGTAGCAACAACAGCGAAAAAGTTTATGTGCAAGGCTTATTACTTGTTAATGTAGAGAATAACAGTGTAGAGAGACTTTACCAAATCCACGAGGCTCGGAGTTCCCATTATGATAGCCTTTAAACTCAGGATCACTCTCTGTGCCCCAGTTGCTGAGAGAAGGGTATTCATATGTAAGGGAACATCGAAtgcaagaaaagagagaaagtgagGTAATAAGAGTTGTTTCTTACTGAGTCAGCTCAATTGTTGCGGGTCGACCAAAGGTCCAAACTGTTCTCTCAGTTGGATCCGTTGGAGCTGTTGAAGTATCCTGTTCCATAGTAAAAAGCTCAGCTTATTGCTCTCCACTAAAAGTAGCAAGGATTAAGCAGCACTCAAGGGAAATATCTATATTCGTCAAGTGATGCAGAGAAACTTGTTAAAGCTTCACTTTTACAACTTGGGGTTAAGCATTTTAATCCAACAATAGATTGCCTAGTTAAAGGTTCTAAACACTTATGTGCTGAAGCTCAACTCATGAGTTCCTGGAGTAAAATTATTATGCACATTGCAAAGTTCAATACTTTGTTTCAGTAAGGATCCACTCTAGCGTGGTGAGAACAAGGGCCGCAGAACAAAACTTTACCTCGTAGCCAAGGAAGTACAAGCTGAATTTCATCTCGGAGAAATCTAGCCTCTTCAGCAATCTGgcagaaagaaaaaagaagaagaagcaaaaaaaaatagaactttATAGAGTCCATAAAAAGCCTTAAGAACATTACTGTTTCCCTGTGGACTTAAGGtaaaacaaaaggaaagaaCGCATATGCATTTGCAACTTAGGAGAAAAGATCATTCAAGAGGTGAGGAAAACTTACGACATTCCCAGGACACGTGAGTAGAAATCAAGGCTAGCCTTAGGATCCTTCACCCGAAACATCTGGGAGTTACAAACAAAGATGGCAAAGTTGAACAATATCAATTGTTGACGGAACAAGAGTTAACTCTACAACATTCACAAGCTGGGCCAACATAGTTAAACAAGAGACTAAACATGTATCCAGACACCTAAGAGAGCCCCAAAAGATACAACTTTTCGATTTCAATATAGCAACTACTGATAGTGATCAACACAATCACAAAATTTAAAGCAGAGAGAGTCTTACAGTCTGCTGCATGATATACCCTTTGGTAGCCTCATCCCGAACCGTAGACAAGCCAGGATTGTTTGCTGGTGATTCCTTAGCTTCCGATGCCATAGAGAACACACGAAGCTGATCAAATCTCTACAAAAACAGAAtcaaacagacgacttaacAAACAACACACACAGTCGCATCCAAGAAGACTACTTTCCTAAAAAGCTTAAACCTTTGGCCTCTGGGCACTGTTCCAAGGGCAACTGATGAGAGAAAAAGCGGTGGAATAAGGTTTAACAAAGCGGGTTAGAGGCGCAAAGCGAGATATAGCACTTGCTATTGAGTACGAACCCATTACGTTTCCTTGGCTTTTTTCAATTCGTGCCACATAAATTATTTGAGAAAATGGAATATCGTAAAAGGAGAGATTTTTTTACCGATGTACGATGAACTGACCGAGAGCAGTGGCTGTGTCTGGACGAGATTAGTTTGGTAATAAGAAACTCCCCCTCTTCTCTCATGCGTTTTGTGTCCAGAGACTACGGGATTAGTTGTGAACGACGTCGTCGCGTGTAAATAGATTTTAACAAGGGCTTTCATATTTTAAGCCCATAGCGCTATAGTGTTTAGGGGAAAGGCCCTTTGGTTCAGCCTAATAGCAATTAGACAGTTACAATGATCTTAGTTAAACCAATCTGAAAGTTCGACCATTAGTATGAAGCAAATAGGCCAATGACAGTTACAACTTTCTAATAGGTTGTACAAGTTTATATTAAACCATCTTTAAAAGAAGTCCAATATGAAGCAAATAGGCCCAAAAGTTATCTATGTGTTTAAGGTCTCCCGGAAATAGTAGTTGTGTGGATTAGGTCGCACTGCCCTGTAATTTTGGAAATTgtatcctttatatactaaatcacaagtcacATAATCAATCAAATGCTGCCACGTCATTtgtgtttacatttttttaaaaatcaattaaaacagaataataataaagagaaaaaattattaactgTTTCAGAATCCCACTACAGCATCCATGATCATCATTTGtccacctttttattttttttatactccCACATCTCTAAAATTTGATAGAAAAGCGACATCAAAACTTCCAATGAAAGTAGAGTATGAAAGGTTAATACTCCTTCAATTTCAATACCCTAATTCAAAATGTCATGAGCCAGTGTTCTATTTACCGAGTAAACGGACCTCAGCAATCCAAGTTCCCCAGTTATACTATCTTAATCCTCTGTAAGATTATGTTGTCTGTTTAAGGCTAAGATGGTTCAAGAAAGAGTGGGTATGATCCGGcttaaaagagaaagaaaggagATGGAAAAAAAGGAGATGTGGACATAGTACAATAGCTAATAAGATAAACGAATTTTGATAATAAGGTAAAAGGGCTTTcttgattttaatgttttagatattcagtgagaaaatttggtttgtgtaGGATCGTCAAGCGTTGAAAAGATGCAAAATCGATGATGACATGAAAACTTTGATCAAATTTCGAGGCAAACTAATAGAGGTATATATCATTTCCAGTTTCTTGAGAAATTGGTTCAATGtcttcataatttatttattttagatattttttttaatatattttttctattgaaAGCGAAAAATAATTTAGTTCAACTCTACTGCATTCTCTTGACTCTTGACTGCAAGGAATATATAGTCGgcattcaaacaatcaaattattcAGTGTTTTAATGCTTTTATTCTCTAAGGTAACATTTTTAAAAGACTTCTTTCTCGAGAATATATATCTAATAATGGTCGGAAAATCTGAAATCGGAAAAACGATTATACttcatttttctctcttctgtCATGTTCATCAAATTAATGTGCAACTATCATACATATACTTTTCAACCATGCTTTCAATTTACCGTTTCAATACCAATATTAAATCTACGTTTGATGTTTTGGTCATGTAATGTGtaaatttatcatttatgtCATTTATATCTTAAAGGTATGATAGCATACACTAAGTAGTAAATATCACCTATTCTCAAACTAAAGAGTCAGCTAACTTTgattacttaattattttccaTGATTATGTACTGATATTACCTCTTGATTTGCTACTGGTATTTTTCTGTTACATGTTTTTACGGTCATAACTTAATACAAGAAGAACAAGACATAAAGAAGTGAAAAACAAGACATAAACAAGTCATAACTTAATTATAGTGTGTCCGGagtcaaaaataaaatgtactCATCTCCTCCTGGTAAATCaaagttattttatatgcaattagagttttttttttgtcaaagcaaTTAGAGTTACTTATAACTGaaatttggttttctttgcaagcaaattttttttccattcgaAGCATGGGATCAAAACTAGTAACTTCATATTTTATGAGCTATTTTATTTTCGATCTTGTTAGACCTCTTGTAGAAGTAGAAGATGAATCAACCTGTTCTCACAGTTTTCTCTAAATTTTGTGCTCAATCAACTTTTAATTTTGTGTTCATAGGAGAACGTTAAGTCAAAAAAGATtgagaaaaaggaaaatgaacTCATACGTTGTCATTACGTTTTCTTGATAGCCAGGGCTgtaatttttgttgataaaattaacttatataCGTTGTCATTACGTTTGTCTTTTCAACATTGCGGTGTAATTACGTTAGATTAATAAGCCAGTTTGGACTGAAGTGCGAACTTTAACCTATCTTTTTTTACCATCGAAAAAATTGACctatatgttataaatcaattgatggatgtccataaccggtccatacacttagagagagagacggcccaaccctagaaagagagagagaggcggccgtgactttaggagagagagagagaggcggcttatgctttggagaaaagaaaactctattttcttttcctcgtaattgttatctttccattattatgtattagtagttttcctaatcatagttggtttagattttttgatactttcctttttctatgacttgtaatccttatataaaagaactcatgttatgattaataatacacataaacattcagctctaaatctattgtttcataacacgttatcagcacgatagtccctaaacaccctgagcctagAAACCTAATCGAAAAActcctaaacctaaaacctagcCGGCGACCTTGAACCctaacccgacgaaccctaaactgttcttgcaagcgttccagctcgcgttcaTCCGATCAGCCCCAACCCTAAGGTGTTTCTAATACTAGACGAACACAGCCTCAGCTCCATCCATTCTCAGCTTGCATCCCGGACAGCTACAGCTCGCGTTCTCCGATCAGCCAGCTCGCGACCCGACAACGATCAGCCCGCGCGACTTCAACTCCAGCTCATTCCAGCGCATGTCCgttcgaggttctcttggtggtctggtttctacaatctgcaaacaaaaggttctaagaacatgagaattgaatttggattgtttgtaaagattgaaaccctaaaaaataaTCTCTAAGATAAAACCCTAGGATAattgatcaaaccctaaaagagtaaatcagagctcgaataagtctgatccactaaaccctaaatcgagattgatccattgatcaattaaaatcataaccttaaaggttttgaatctcaaataaaatccctttgatcaaagatcaaagtttcgaaatccctaaaaccctaaattggaaaatcggttttaattttgatttgaaatttaattgtttgtttgatcacctagaaaatattgattaggattgtttaaacCTNNNNNNNNNNNNNNNNNNNNNNNNNNNNNNNNNNNNNNNNNNNNNNNNNNNNNNNNNNNNNNNNNNNNNNNNNNNNNNNNNNNNNNNNNNNNNNNNNNNNNNNNNNNNNNNNNNNNNNNNNNNNNNNNNNNNNNNNNNNNNNNNNNNNNNNNNNNNNNNNNNNNNNNNNNNNNNNNNNNNNNNNNNNNNNNNNNNNNNNNNNNNNNNNNNNNNNNNNNNNNNNNNNNNNNNNNNNNNNNNNNNNNNNNNNNNNNNNNNNNNNNNNNNNNNNNNNNNNNNNNNNNNNNNNNNNNNNNNNNNNNNNNNNNNNNNNNNNNNNNNNNNNNNNNNNNNNNNNNNNNNNNNNNNNNNNNNNNNNNNNNNNNNNNNNNNNNNNNNNNNNNNNNNNNNNNNNNNNNNNNNNNNNNNNNNNNNNNNNNNNNNNNNNNNNNNNNNNNNNNNNNNNNNNNNNNNNNNNNNNNNNNNNNNNNNNNNNNNNNNNNNNNNNNNNNNNNNNNNNNNNNNNNNNNNNNNNNNNNNNNNNNNNNNNNNNNNNNNNNNNNNNNNNNNNNNNNNNNNNNNNNNNNNNNNNNNNNNNNNNNNNNNNNNNNNNNNNNNNNNNNNNNNNNNNNNNNNNNNNNNNNNNNNNNNNNNNNNNNNNNNNNNNNNNNNNNNNNNNNNNNNNNNNNNNNNNNNNNNNNNNNNNNNNNNNNNNNNNNNNNNNNNNNNNNNNNNNNNNNNNNNNNNNNNNNNNNNNNNNNNNNNNNNNNNNNNNNNNNNNNNNNNNNNNNNNNNNNNNNNNNNNNNNNNNNNNNNNNNNNNNNNNNNNNNNNNNNNNNNNNNNNNNNNNNNNNNNNNNNNNNNNNNNNNNNNNNNNNNNNNNNNNNNNNNNNNNNNNNNNNNNNNNNNNNNNNNNNNNNNNNNNNNNNNNNNNNNNNNNNNNNNNNNNNNNNNNNNNNNNNNNNNNNNNNNNNNNNNNNNNNNNNNNNNNNNNNNNNNNNNNNNNNNNNNNNNNNNNNNNNNNNNNNNNNNNNNNNNNNNNNNNNNNNNNNNNNNNNNNNNNNNNNNNNNNNNNNNNNNNNNNNNNNNNNNNNNNNNNNNNNNNNNNNNNNNNNNNNNNNNNNNNNNNNNNNNNNNNNNNNNNNNNNNNNNNNNNNNNNNNNNNNNNNNNNNNNNNNNNNNNNNNNNNNNNNNNNNNNNNNNNNNNNNNNNNNNNNNNNNNNNNNNNNNNNNNNNNNNNNNNNNNNNNNNNNNNNNNNNNNNNNNNNNNNNNNNNNNNNNNNNNNNNNNNNNNNNNNNNNNNNNNNNNNNNNNNNNNNNNNNNNNNNNNNNNNNNNNNNNNNNNNNNNNNNNNNNNNNNNNNNNNNNNNNNNNNNNNNNNNNNNNNNNNNNNNNNNNNNNNNNNNNNNNNNNNNNNNNNNNNNNNNNNNNNNNNNNNNNNNNNNNNNNNNNNNNNNNNNNNNNNNNNNNNNNNNNNNNNNNNNNNNNNNNNNNNNNNNNNNNNNNNNNNNNNNNNNNNNNNNNNNNNNNNNNNNNNNNNNNNNNNNNNNNNNNNNNNNNNNNNNNNNNNNNNNNNNNNNNNNNNNNNNNNNNNNNNNNNNNNNNNNNNNNNNNNNNNNNNNNNNNNNNNNNNNNNNNNNNNNNNNNNNNNNNNNNNNNNNNNNNNNNNNNNNNNNNNNNNNNNNNNNNNNNNNNNNNNNNNNNNNNNNNNNNNNNNNNNNNNNNNNNNNNNNNNNNNNNNNNNNNNNNNNNNNNNNNNNNNNNNNNNNNNNNNNNNNNNNNNNNNNNNNNNNNNNNNNNNNNNNNNNNNNNNNNNNNNNNNNNNNNNNNNNNNNNNNNNNNNNNNNNNNNNNNNNNNNNNNNNNNNNNNNNNNNNNNNNNNNNNNNNNNNNNNNNNNNNNNNNNNNNNNNNNNNNNNNNNNNNNNNNNNNNNNNNNNNNNNNNNNNNNNNNNNNNNNNNNNNNNNNNNNNNNNNNNNNNNNNNNNNNNNNNNNNNNNNNNNNNNNNNNNNNNNNNNNNNNNNNNNNNNNNNNNNNNNNNNNNNNNNNNNNNNNNNNNNNNNNNNNNNNNNNNNNNNNNNNNNNNNNNNNNNNNNNNNNNNNNNNNNNNNNNNNNNNNNNNNNNNNNNNNNNNNNNNNNNNNNNNNNNNNNNNNNNNNNNNNNNNNNNNNNNNNNNNNNNNNNNNNNNNNNNNNNNNNNNNNNNNNNNNNNNNNNNNNNNNNNNNNNNNNNNNNNNNNNNNNNNNNNNNNNNNNNNNNNNNNNNNNNNNNNNNNNNNNNNNNNNNNNNNNNNNNNNNNNNNNNNNNNNNNNNNNNNNNNNNNNNNNNNNNNNNNNNNNNNNNNNNNNNNNNNNNNNNNNNNNNNNNNNNNNNNNNNNNNNNNNNNNNNNNNNNNNNNNNNNNNNNNNNNNNNNNNNNNNNNNNNNNNNNNNNNNNNNNNNNNNNNNNNNNNNNNNNNNNNNNNNNNNNNNNNNNNNNNNNNNNNNNNNNNNNNNNNNNNNNNNNNNNNNNNNNNNNNNNNNNNNNNNNNNNNNNNNNNNNNNNNNNNNNNNNNNNNNNNNNNNNNNNNNNNNNNNNNNNNNNNNNNNNNNNNNNNNNNNNTTAGGGCGAGTGTACGGACCAGACAGGCCGTACATCGACCGTACAACACCCGAGCCTCATCCATTCATCCAGTTagccaaaagaagaagaatgcaaGGTGTGGGCGCAACATGATTCAAATCATGTGACCGTTGGAGTGAGATGGAAGCAAAGGAATATACCTTAGGATCAATGTGGTCCAAGAGACAGGCTGGAAAGGGAAAGGTGCTTTACCTTTACAGCCTTATCCCCACACTGATCCATCTTGGCTACTCATTCAAACTGAAGCATCTAAGCCATCCATCAAGTCCATACACGCCTCTCCTTTACAGCTAGCACCAGAACATCAAAGACCATCCTTCTCTCATCCTAGCCAATCAATCTATCTTGCAGTTAGTCCATAGGATCTAGGTTTATTCTTTGATACATGTAAAGGCATATATAAGCCTTAGATGACGTTTTGTATCGACTAAGGGAGTAAGGCGGATTTCCCCTCTCCACTTCATGAATgataaacttgttcttgaatctAAAACCCAAATCTCTAATCTCTTATTCTCCTAATCTCTCAGTCTCTTAATCTCTGTTTCTAAGTCTCTTATTCTCTCATAAACACTCTCAtcaatctctctttctaaatcacctagagcaagctctcatctttctccattggagtttatacacacacacacatacaaccAGAGAAGAGAACTCTACAAATCTCATAATTATGGTGTTCCATGAAACAGActatcgcggccacatcttccaATCACTCGAAGATACTAgccattcatgaggccagccgcgaggtcgtgtggttgaggtcgatgacccaacatatccgatcagattgtgggatggtCGAATGCAAAGAGCCGACCACTATCTTcgaggacaatgcagcttgcattgctcagctcaaagatggttATATAAAAAGAGATAGGACAAAGCATattttgcctaagttcttctttacccacGATTTACAAAATACCGGAGAGGTCAAAGTGATCCAAGTATGGTCCAGTGATAACTCGGTCGATTTGTTCACTAAGGCACTTCCTACCTgtacgttcaggaagctcacgcatcagattgggatgcgtaggctgaaagacctccactgaggttcgtatcagggggagtagtacgtgttgtactctttttccttcatcatgtttttgtcccactgggtttttcatgataaggttttaatgagacaacattaagcgtattacaatccctgaatggttatggcatccaaggaggagtgttataaatcaattgatggatgtctataaccggcccggtccataaccgatccatacacttagagagagacggctcaaccctagagagagagagagaggcggccgtgACCTTAGGAGAGAGCGAGAGGCGACTTATGCTTTGGAGAAAAACaaactctatttcatttttcttgtaattgttatctttctattattatgtattagtagttttcctaatcctagttggtttaggtttttggatactttcctttttctatgactcgtaatccttatataaaagaacTCATGTTATGgttaataatacacagaaacaTTCAAttctaaatctattgtttcacaacattatatatataacttagcGTATTAATCGTATTCATAATCCAAccaatattttctaataatcggattatatatataaacccaaAGTTCTAAATCCGCCCCGGCGTTTCCAGACTTTAAATGTTAACTTGGactcatatttttaattattggtTTGAATAATACGATCAAATTGATTTGCCAGCATCTGAAAGTTGAAAACTATCTCCCACATTACTATATTAGTATATAACAGTGACGACATCATCAGAAAGTTGACTTTTCACATTTGGACAGCgaatttttgtcttttcttaGACCTCAACAGGCCTCAACACAGGGAACAGTGGGACCGTCAGCGAGATTGGTTTATTACAAGTACCAATAATATGGTACGGCAACTATGGTtcatgcacatatatatattacctaCACGTACGCCTGGGTTCACGGGTCAACCCGTTCCGCAtgacccgccaacccgcggatcgtttctttttttttagttaaaatttcgaCCGTTCAACccgtaaaaaaataaactaatacccGCACCCGCCTCGCTTTATCTATATGGATCTATAATCAAAAAGACAGTTACCCAGTCCCTATTTAGACTCTAAATATAAACCATGTtaacaaatattacaaaaataaattatctataaaactattccatgattttattttaattattaaaatatcaataattaaatTGAGCAGTATATCGATCTATAATAAAAAGATAGCTACTCAATCCCTTTTTAGACTCAAAATATTAACCAtgttaacaaaaatttcaaaactaaactaTCTACGAAACCTTCTTTTTTGAACAAAACTATCTATAAAACTATTCCAAGaaattctttaaaattgttacttaacaaaaaaatataatatcttctGTTTCATATATTCGttttattcaattatatttagtttgttCCAAATCTCCTATTTCCTATATAAGCTTTGAACCCACCCGCGGCTGGTCAAATAGGGAGGGCCCCGTGGACTTTGATTTAAATTCCCAGGCCTACCTACACGTATATCAGGTCCTTCTCCTCTACCAAGCACTTATAGTAATATTTTGGTTATGAATTAGTACAATGTACGCATGTCTACCTATCAATTCCCTAGGGTCCATTTGctcctttatatataaaattcgaAACCTATTCTAATTAAGTATCCGCTAAAAATAAgtaggattt
The window above is part of the Brassica oleracea var. oleracea cultivar TO1000 unplaced genomic scaffold, BOL UnpScaffold01028, whole genome shotgun sequence genome. Proteins encoded here:
- the LOC106320706 gene encoding protein-lysine methyltransferase METTL21D isoform X2, which codes for MHPWCLPNIWKGRFSPSKLKGKRAIELGAGCGVAGFAMAMLGCDVVSTDQKEVLPLLKRNVEWNTSTILQMNPGSASFGSLRVAELDWGNEDHIRAVEPPFDYVIGTDVVYSEQLLEPLLHTILALSGPKTTVMLGYEIRSTIVHDKMLQMWKDNFEVKTIPRSKMDGEYQDPSIHLYLMSQKSSAESSGNAVQDEAAVVDAADETQCEKEVSTIECLVDSPNPLEEEDVGAHRPKLREDSLLMRLRDGKMSEWEMRRYGKVAAQLLRDVKIDVQVKK
- the LOC106320707 gene encoding lactoylglutathione lyase isoform X1, coding for MGSYSIASAISRFAPLTRFVKPYSTAFSLISCPWNSAQRPKRFDQLRVFSMASEAKESPANNPGLSTVRDEATKGYIMQQTMFRVKDPKASLDFYSRVLGMSLLKRLDFSEMKFSLYFLGYEDTSTAPTDPTERTVWTFGRPATIELTHNWGTESDPEFKGYHNGNSEPRGFGHIGVTVDDVHKACERFEQLGVEFAKKPNDGKMKNIAFIKDPDGYWIEIFDLKTIGTTAGNAA
- the LOC106320707 gene encoding lactoylglutathione lyase isoform X2; amino-acid sequence: MREEGEFLITKLISSRHSHCSRSVHRTSRFDQLRVFSMASEAKESPANNPGLSTVRDEATKGYIMQQTMFRVKDPKASLDFYSRVLGMSLLKRLDFSEMKFSLYFLGYEDTSTAPTDPTERTVWTFGRPATIELTHNWGTESDPEFKGYHNGNSEPRGFGHIGVTVDDVHKACERFEQLGVEFAKKPNDGKMKNIAFIKDPDGYWIEIFDLKTIGTTAGNAA
- the LOC106320707 gene encoding lactoylglutathione lyase isoform X3, producing MASEAKESPANNPGLSTVRDEATKGYIMQQTMFRVKDPKASLDFYSRVLGMSLLKRLDFSEMKFSLYFLGYEDTSTAPTDPTERTVWTFGRPATIELTHNWGTESDPEFKGYHNGNSEPRGFGHIGVTVDDVHKACERFEQLGVEFAKKPNDGKMKNIAFIKDPDGYWIEIFDLKTIGTTAGNAA
- the LOC106320706 gene encoding protein-lysine methyltransferase METTL21D isoform X1, giving the protein MDPARVNSPSTCTVTLEVLGHKLNFAQDPNSKHLGTTVWDASMVFAKYLGKNCRKGRFSPSKLKGKRAIELGAGCGVAGFAMAMLGCDVVSTDQKEVLPLLKRNVEWNTSTILQMNPGSASFGSLRVAELDWGNEDHIRAVEPPFDYVIGTDVVYSEQLLEPLLHTILALSGPKTTVMLGYEIRSTIVHDKMLQMWKDNFEVKTIPRSKMDGEYQDPSIHLYLMSQKSSAESSGNAVQDEAAVVDAADETQCEKEVSTIECLVDSPNPLEEEDVGAHRPKLREDSLLMRLRDGKMSEWEMRRYGKVAAQLLRDVKIDVQVKK